From the genome of bacterium:
GCAGGGCGACATTTGCCGCGCGGTCGGGCTTGACCGCGCCCAGATGAGCAATATTGAAGCAGGAAAAGGCAATCCTACACTTGCTACCATTGAAAAAATTGCACGCGCACTAAGCGTCTCGACAGACGAGTTGTTAAAATAGTTA
Proteins encoded in this window:
- a CDS encoding helix-turn-helix transcriptional regulator, whose translation is MKAPSIKLGRNIKRLREYRKMSQGDICRAVGLDRAQMSNIEAGKGNPTLATIEKIARALSVSTDELLK